The following are encoded together in the Acetobacter vaccinii genome:
- a CDS encoding MarC family protein produces the protein MNIAAAKSTLAAFLLAFPALFSIVNPFGAALIFAQATAGRSQTEIMGLSRLVSFYSFMLLMVSLWFGSMVLSLFGITVNALRVAGGLVVAVRAWDLLNSPENVEAQKEKQALQDGRTVMAANWADSAFFPLAMPFTVGPGTIAVAIALGSGAPHDQSFIAYGIGISLAAIGVVALIWAAYSSSEKMVSMLGVTGTRIVSRLAALVLLCIGVQILAAGAQGFITDIWANLNHPSSPRAG, from the coding sequence ATGAATATAGCAGCGGCCAAATCGACTTTGGCCGCTTTTCTGCTTGCTTTCCCAGCACTGTTTTCCATCGTTAATCCGTTTGGTGCGGCGCTTATTTTCGCACAGGCCACGGCTGGTCGGTCCCAGACCGAAATCATGGGCCTGTCGCGGCTGGTGTCGTTCTATTCCTTCATGCTGCTTATGGTGTCGCTCTGGTTTGGCAGCATGGTGCTGTCGCTGTTCGGCATTACCGTCAACGCCCTGCGTGTGGCGGGTGGGCTTGTCGTGGCCGTAAGAGCATGGGACTTGCTGAACAGCCCGGAAAATGTGGAAGCCCAGAAGGAAAAGCAGGCCTTGCAGGATGGTCGCACCGTCATGGCGGCCAATTGGGCGGATTCTGCGTTTTTTCCTCTGGCTATGCCGTTTACCGTGGGGCCAGGCACCATTGCGGTGGCCATTGCCCTGGGGTCAGGGGCACCGCATGACCAGTCGTTTATAGCCTATGGCATTGGCATCAGCCTGGCCGCTATAGGCGTTGTGGCGCTGATCTGGGCCGCTTATTCCAGCTCGGAAAAAATGGTTTCCATGCTGGGTGTGACTGGCACGCGGATTGTCAGCAGGCTGGCAGCGCTGGTGCTGCTGTGTATCGGGGTGCAAATTCTGGCGGCTGGTGCCCAGGGCTTTATTACCGATATCTGGGCCAACCTGAACCATCCCTCCAGCCCACGCGCGGGCTGA
- a CDS encoding 23S rRNA (adenine(2030)-N(6))-methyltransferase RlmJ has product MNYRHAYHAGNFADCMKHALLVSLLGSYLHKPAPFIVLDTHAGTGRYDLEGTEAEKTGEWHSGIGRLAHEAPNSPLAPWLDLVRQAGGPRYYPGSPLLASLMLRPQDRLICCEKHPQDKRDLYRLFARTPNTTVHERDAYEALRALLPPKDIKRGLILMDPPFEEAGEFERLTQALQTIRTRFATAVVAIWYPIKHRTPVRAFQTAIADSGVRDVLTAELLMRPPHDPDQLNGSGLLVVRPPYGFAENATRLLDRLKTVLAAHDATVSTLVPE; this is encoded by the coding sequence ATGAATTACCGACACGCCTACCATGCCGGCAACTTTGCCGACTGCATGAAACACGCCCTGCTTGTCAGCCTGCTTGGGTCCTACCTGCACAAGCCTGCCCCGTTTATAGTGCTGGACACCCACGCTGGTACAGGCCGCTATGACCTTGAAGGCACTGAAGCGGAAAAAACAGGCGAATGGCACAGCGGCATTGGCCGACTGGCGCACGAAGCCCCCAACAGCCCCCTCGCCCCCTGGCTGGATCTGGTCCGTCAGGCCGGTGGCCCACGGTATTACCCGGGCTCCCCCCTGCTGGCATCGCTGATGCTGCGGCCACAGGACAGGCTGATCTGTTGCGAAAAGCACCCGCAGGACAAGCGTGACCTCTACCGCCTGTTTGCACGCACCCCCAACACCACCGTGCATGAACGCGACGCCTACGAAGCCCTGCGCGCTCTGCTCCCCCCCAAGGACATCAAACGCGGCCTGATCCTGATGGACCCGCCTTTTGAGGAGGCCGGGGAGTTCGAACGTCTGACGCAAGCGCTCCAGACCATACGCACCCGGTTTGCCACAGCGGTCGTTGCCATCTGGTACCCCATCAAGCACCGCACTCCGGTCAGGGCATTTCAGACTGCGATTGCTGATTCGGGCGTGCGGGATGTCCTGACCGCAGAATTGCTGATGCGCCCACCGCATGATCCAGACCAGTTGAACGGGTCCGGCCTGCTGGTTGTACGCCCGCCCTACGGCTTTGCCGAAAACGCAACACGGCTGCTGGACCGCCTGAAAACCGTGCTTGCGGCGCATGATGCCACCGTCAGCACCCTTGTGCCGGAATAG
- a CDS encoding uroporphyrinogen-III synthase has product MPARGVIVTRPEPGLSETLAAVQQAGWLAHASPSLRIVARQMPAVARTVSAVLVTSGQAVPAVQGVVPPDMPFYAVGARTAARLRQVGFATVQSADGNAEALAHVLCQHRTPAQGALMVLSGRGQGGELVHSLRGAGFRVIRRVVYDARPVSCIAPVVTTALEGGQAAAVLFFSARSAASWFAALPASAQVAARAVRAIVISPVVAQAVQALGWHGVVSVAASPDAAGMMAALGVYSGRGGAEQA; this is encoded by the coding sequence ATGCCTGCGCGCGGGGTCATCGTCACCCGGCCCGAACCGGGCCTGAGTGAGACCCTTGCAGCAGTGCAGCAGGCAGGCTGGCTGGCTCATGCCTCCCCCTCGTTACGCATTGTGGCGCGGCAGATGCCTGCTGTGGCGCGGACTGTCTCTGCCGTGCTCGTGACCAGCGGGCAGGCGGTACCTGCGGTGCAGGGCGTTGTTCCGCCAGATATGCCCTTTTATGCTGTTGGTGCGCGCACAGCGGCCCGCCTGCGTCAGGTCGGGTTTGCAACTGTGCAAAGTGCCGATGGCAATGCCGAGGCTTTGGCCCATGTGCTGTGCCAGCACCGTACGCCCGCCCAAGGGGCGTTGATGGTACTGTCGGGCCGTGGGCAGGGGGGGGAGTTGGTGCATAGCCTGCGGGGGGCCGGTTTTCGGGTCATACGCAGGGTGGTGTATGACGCCCGGCCGGTTTCCTGCATTGCGCCTGTTGTCACAACTGCTCTGGAGGGCGGACAGGCGGCGGCTGTTCTGTTCTTCTCCGCCCGGAGTGCGGCAAGCTGGTTCGCGGCTTTGCCGGCCTCTGCACAAGTGGCGGCGCGGGCAGTGCGGGCCATCGTTATTTCCCCGGTGGTGGCGCAGGCCGTGCAGGCGCTTGGCTGGCACGGCGTGGTGTCCGTTGCGGCATCCCCCGATGCCGCGGGTATGATGGCGGCGCTGGGGGTGTATTCTGGCCGTGGTGGTGCGGAGCAGGCATAA
- a CDS encoding histidine phosphatase family protein translates to MIILRHCESEFNRLYTLHGRDPNLPDPGLSARGLAHAQELVPQLTGLGITRILVSPFTRALQTARPLATALGIVPEITPLIRERGLFSCDEGTPASTLAGDWPALDFSHLAEHWWSPPPEPDHALNQRAQDFRTTLKTHPHPQGQTLVVSHWWFLLALSDRSLENGEWRHQHP, encoded by the coding sequence ATGATCATCCTGCGTCACTGCGAAAGTGAATTCAACCGCCTCTATACCCTGCATGGGCGTGACCCCAACCTGCCCGATCCCGGCCTGTCAGCCCGGGGTCTGGCCCACGCGCAGGAACTGGTGCCCCAGCTTACGGGCCTGGGTATTACGCGTATTCTCGTCTCGCCCTTTACGCGGGCTCTGCAAACTGCCCGCCCGCTGGCCACCGCCTTGGGAATTGTGCCAGAAATTACTCCACTGATCCGCGAAAGAGGGTTATTTTCCTGCGATGAGGGCACCCCCGCCTCCACTCTGGCGGGCGATTGGCCTGCGCTGGACTTCAGCCACCTGGCAGAACACTGGTGGTCGCCCCCGCCCGAGCCAGACCATGCGCTGAACCAGCGTGCACAGGACTTCCGCACCACACTCAAAACCCACCCCCACCCGCAGGGGCAGACGCTTGTGGTCTCCCACTGGTGGTTTCTGCTGGCGCTGAGCGACCGCAGTCTGGAAAATGGGGAATGGCGGCACCAGCACCCCTGA
- the hemC gene encoding hydroxymethylbilane synthase, with the protein MDSAYPSSSVLSPALQEVAAEAAARQKKPSEHSGRHSLPLRVGTRGSPLALVQTRAFLTTLTRFCPILRDMGAFQEHQINTTGDQVQNRRLAEIGGKGLFSKEIHEALSDGRIDFAVHSLKDLETTLPPGLVLACTLRREDARDALILGPDLVPTDPDDPYSALPQGALVGCASVRRQAQMLHARPDLRFGLLRGNVQTRLDKLAARQCGATLLALAGLKRLGMAERATLVLDPAVMVPAAGQGIVGVTVREDDVELRELLAAIEDYEARAVATAERALLAELDGSCRTPIGGYAQLIPVVAGGEPELHLTGLVAREDGSFLLRRTISGAPEDAARLGRDLGESLRRDSPADIFLES; encoded by the coding sequence ATGGATTCAGCCTACCCTTCCTCCTCCGTCCTTTCGCCAGCCTTGCAGGAAGTTGCCGCGGAAGCGGCAGCCCGCCAGAAGAAACCGAGCGAGCATTCAGGGCGTCATTCCCTGCCATTGCGTGTGGGTACGCGCGGGTCTCCGCTTGCGCTGGTGCAGACGCGCGCGTTCCTGACAACGCTGACCAGGTTCTGCCCGATCCTGCGCGACATGGGGGCGTTCCAGGAGCACCAGATCAACACCACCGGTGACCAGGTGCAAAACCGGAGGTTGGCGGAGATTGGTGGCAAGGGTCTGTTTTCAAAAGAAATTCATGAGGCCCTGTCCGACGGGCGTATTGATTTTGCCGTCCACAGCCTGAAGGACCTGGAAACCACCCTGCCGCCCGGCTTGGTGCTGGCCTGCACACTGCGCCGGGAAGATGCGCGTGATGCGCTTATTCTGGGACCGGACCTAGTGCCGACTGACCCGGATGATCCGTATTCCGCCCTGCCGCAGGGGGCGCTGGTGGGCTGTGCCTCTGTGCGCCGGCAGGCGCAGATGCTCCATGCCCGCCCAGACCTCAGATTCGGCCTGCTGCGCGGCAATGTGCAGACCAGACTCGACAAGCTGGCAGCCCGTCAGTGTGGGGCCACCCTGCTTGCCCTCGCCGGGTTGAAGCGGCTGGGCATGGCTGAACGCGCAACCCTTGTGCTGGACCCGGCCGTGATGGTGCCTGCGGCTGGCCAGGGCATTGTCGGGGTGACAGTCCGTGAGGACGATGTGGAACTGCGCGAACTCCTGGCCGCAATCGAGGATTACGAAGCCCGCGCTGTTGCTACAGCCGAGCGGGCACTGCTGGCGGAGCTTGATGGCTCATGCCGCACCCCTATTGGTGGCTACGCCCAGTTGATCCCTGTTGTGGCGGGGGGCGAGCCGGAACTGCACCTGACAGGCCTTGTTGCGCGTGAGGATGGGTCTTTCCTGCTCCGCCGCACCATTAGCGGTGCGCCAGAAGATGCCGCACGCCTTGGCCGCGATCTTGGTGAAAGCCTGCGCCGGGACAGCCCGGCGGATATTTTCCTGGAAAGCTGA
- the tsaD gene encoding tRNA (adenosine(37)-N6)-threonylcarbamoyltransferase complex transferase subunit TsaD produces the protein MNHAANGAAPAGPVLAIESSCDETACAILAPDGTILAQRVVSQDGHADFGGVVPEIAARAHLALLPGLVAATLNDAGLEASALALVAASTGPGLIGGLIVGSGFAKGLALALDIPFIAVNHVEAHALTARLPGLVPGGAPFPHLLVLVSGGHCQCIAVEGVGRYRKLGGTIDDAAGEAFDKVAKMLGLGWPGGPMLEKLAREGNPSAIALPRPLLRRAGCDFSFSGLKTAIAQKLAPYGQTPLPRQFAADLAASFQQAVADVMADRINHALDMMPQAGLLVAAGGVAANTLLRTTLETTAAQRGLRFAAPPLRLCTDNAVMVAWAALETWAEASRQHKTPFTDTAMRPRPRWPLEEMAERIAAIKTAA, from the coding sequence ATGAACCACGCTGCAAACGGGGCTGCCCCTGCCGGGCCGGTGCTGGCCATCGAGTCCTCCTGTGACGAAACCGCCTGCGCCATTCTGGCCCCCGATGGCACGATTCTGGCCCAGCGTGTTGTCTCGCAGGATGGACATGCCGATTTTGGTGGTGTCGTGCCCGAAATTGCCGCCCGCGCCCATCTGGCGCTGCTGCCGGGCCTTGTGGCAGCAACCCTGAATGACGCAGGGCTGGAGGCCTCCGCCCTTGCCCTTGTCGCCGCCAGCACGGGGCCGGGGCTTATTGGTGGGCTGATCGTGGGCAGCGGCTTTGCCAAGGGGCTGGCGCTGGCGCTCGATATCCCCTTTATCGCGGTCAACCATGTGGAGGCCCATGCCCTCACCGCACGGCTGCCCGGCCTTGTACCCGGTGGGGCGCCCTTTCCCCACCTGCTTGTTCTTGTCTCAGGCGGGCACTGCCAGTGCATAGCCGTTGAAGGCGTGGGCCGTTACCGCAAACTGGGCGGCACGATTGATGATGCCGCAGGTGAGGCCTTTGACAAGGTTGCCAAGATGCTCGGCCTTGGGTGGCCCGGCGGCCCCATGCTGGAAAAACTGGCGCGCGAGGGCAACCCCAGCGCCATTGCCCTGCCCCGCCCGCTCCTACGGCGCGCTGGGTGTGATTTTTCCTTCTCCGGTCTGAAGACCGCCATCGCCCAGAAGCTGGCACCTTATGGCCAGACCCCTCTGCCCCGCCAGTTTGCTGCCGATCTGGCCGCGTCCTTCCAACAGGCTGTGGCCGATGTCATGGCAGACCGCATCAACCACGCGCTGGATATGATGCCACAGGCTGGCCTGCTGGTGGCCGCAGGCGGTGTTGCTGCCAATACGCTGCTACGCACAACGCTGGAAACCACAGCCGCACAACGCGGCCTGCGCTTTGCGGCCCCGCCGCTCCGACTCTGCACCGACAATGCCGTCATGGTCGCATGGGCCGCGCTGGAAACCTGGGCCGAGGCCAGCCGCCAGCACAAAACCCCCTTTACTGACACCGCCATGCGCCCCCGCCCGCGCTGGCCCCTGGAAGAGATGGCCGAGCGTATTGCCGCCATAAAAACCGCAGCATGA
- the secB gene encoding protein-export chaperone SecB: protein MSETVQPTPPALPLSINLQYTRDLSFEVPAGAEIFATLRSQPQIGVNIDVQANRLQDDQMIYEVVLSIKAEAKEAPETEGGQAGRVVFITELVYAAVVTLTNPPQDLLEPILLVEVPRLIFPYARNIISDVTRDGGFPPIVLQPIDFVALWQARRADFPQAAGHA from the coding sequence ATGTCTGAAACTGTCCAGCCCACCCCGCCCGCGTTGCCGCTGTCCATCAACCTGCAGTACACACGCGACCTGTCCTTTGAGGTTCCGGCGGGTGCTGAAATTTTTGCAACGCTCCGCAGCCAGCCTCAGATTGGCGTCAACATCGACGTCCAGGCCAACCGCCTGCAGGACGACCAGATGATTTACGAGGTTGTTCTGTCCATCAAGGCAGAAGCCAAGGAAGCCCCGGAGACCGAAGGTGGCCAGGCTGGGCGCGTCGTGTTCATTACCGAACTGGTGTACGCCGCTGTTGTAACCCTGACCAACCCGCCGCAGGACCTGCTGGAGCCGATCCTGCTGGTGGAAGTACCGCGTCTGATCTTCCCCTACGCCCGCAACATCATCAGCGATGTCACACGTGATGGTGGCTTCCCCCCCATCGTGCTGCAGCCCATTGATTTTGTGGCTCTGTGGCAGGCCCGCCGCGCTGACTTCCCCCAGGCTGCCGGTCACGCCTGA
- a CDS encoding lysylphosphatidylglycerol synthase domain-containing protein, with protein sequence MKRNGAPQDTPSPLQAAEACGWRRWCRHLPHVLGLVLMAAAIFVVQHELRHLRLADIKQAMAATPVSGMLAAAFCTVLSYFILSFYDRLAAIQVGYRQLPFRRAAFAAFCSYVLSHNLGFSAVSGAAVRYRLYRNWGVDSFAITQIIAFCSATYLLGASVLIGAVLIWEPGVLPGLGTHVPQWVLAVVGGLLWLAVIAYIGLAFRVREFRFRKWVVALPSPAMAIMQTGVATAEVAATASIAFVLLPAGTGIDFGSFLAIYLASYTAGLVASVPGGLGVFDGAMLLALGPYMPAPQILGMILIFRLFYYIIPLFLAGIMFAGHELFLRGDAALAKKKANAEGTQTVAVRRRPSLVVRESEAAFSVAVATGTVALCGLLLTCLTLLAPAPVSDDLPGSLAALARVGGNYLLSLMGVVLVGLAIGLSQRVTLAWRGALWLLLVASVLTFLRGNTLVVPAVLGLSTLFIAPYRHCYYRRARLLSEPLTPSTLLCLLLLFGCVIVLALRQSLHESWWQIVLAGQVKGAVRWTVALSVVLALVVVVRLLLPGRIAVLPWTEKAHARYRGLAHAMPETPDFKPDGFVSGDADEAMLPLFVRQGCLIGLGDPAGEEDDCISAIWRLRDLALQEGLKPVFWNVGEPFLRIYDDIGLSAWALEDGSGRHFCYPSTDMAFAAQFAFQCAHAMDTMTQHGTQPPAAG encoded by the coding sequence ATGAAGCGGAACGGCGCACCACAGGACACACCCTCCCCCTTGCAGGCGGCGGAGGCATGTGGCTGGCGCAGATGGTGTAGGCACCTTCCCCATGTGCTGGGGCTGGTGCTGATGGCCGCCGCCATTTTTGTGGTGCAGCACGAACTGCGCCACCTGCGGCTGGCCGATATCAAACAGGCTATGGCGGCAACGCCGGTGTCAGGCATGCTGGCAGCCGCTTTCTGCACCGTGCTGTCCTATTTCATCCTGTCCTTTTACGACAGGCTGGCGGCCATACAGGTGGGGTACAGGCAACTGCCGTTCCGCCGGGCGGCGTTTGCGGCGTTCTGCTCCTACGTGCTGTCGCATAACCTTGGGTTTTCTGCTGTTTCGGGCGCGGCAGTGCGGTACAGGCTGTACCGGAACTGGGGGGTGGACTCCTTTGCCATAACCCAGATTATTGCGTTCTGCTCCGCTACGTATCTGCTGGGTGCCTCCGTGCTGATCGGCGCCGTGCTGATCTGGGAGCCGGGTGTGCTACCGGGGCTTGGCACCCACGTACCCCAGTGGGTGCTGGCGGTTGTGGGGGGGCTGCTCTGGCTGGCGGTTATTGCCTATATCGGGCTGGCCTTCCGGGTGCGGGAGTTCCGCTTCCGCAAATGGGTTGTCGCCCTGCCGTCCCCCGCCATGGCGATCATGCAGACAGGGGTGGCCACGGCGGAGGTGGCGGCAACAGCCAGTATTGCCTTTGTGCTGCTGCCTGCGGGTACAGGGATCGATTTCGGGTCCTTTCTGGCCATTTATCTGGCGTCTTACACAGCCGGGCTGGTGGCCAGCGTTCCGGGTGGGCTGGGTGTGTTTGACGGTGCCATGCTGCTGGCTCTGGGGCCGTATATGCCCGCGCCGCAGATTTTGGGCATGATCCTGATTTTCCGGCTGTTCTACTACATCATCCCGCTATTTTTGGCCGGGATCATGTTTGCCGGGCATGAACTGTTTTTGCGTGGTGATGCCGCGCTGGCCAAGAAAAAAGCCAATGCCGAGGGAACCCAGACTGTTGCGGTGCGCCGCAGGCCCAGCCTTGTGGTGCGTGAGAGTGAAGCTGCATTTTCCGTAGCCGTTGCAACCGGCACAGTGGCCTTGTGTGGCCTGCTGCTGACCTGCCTGACCCTGCTGGCCCCGGCCCCGGTATCCGACGACCTGCCCGGTAGCCTTGCGGCCCTGGCCAGGGTTGGGGGCAACTACCTGCTGTCGCTGATGGGGGTGGTGCTGGTCGGGTTGGCGATCGGGCTGTCACAACGGGTTACGCTGGCATGGCGGGGGGCTTTGTGGTTGCTGCTGGTGGCCTCGGTGCTGACCTTCCTGCGTGGCAATACGCTTGTGGTGCCTGCGGTGCTGGGCCTGTCCACACTGTTCATTGCCCCGTATCGCCATTGTTATTATCGCCGCGCCCGGTTGTTGAGCGAACCCCTGACCCCGAGCACCCTGCTGTGCCTGCTCCTGCTTTTCGGGTGTGTGATTGTGCTGGCCTTGCGCCAGAGCCTGCATGAAAGCTGGTGGCAGATTGTGCTGGCCGGGCAGGTCAAAGGGGCCGTCCGCTGGACTGTGGCTTTGTCGGTCGTGCTGGCCTTGGTGGTGGTGGTGCGGCTGCTGCTGCCTGGCCGCATTGCCGTCCTGCCCTGGACAGAGAAAGCCCATGCCCGTTACCGGGGGCTGGCCCATGCCATGCCTGAGACACCCGATTTTAAACCCGATGGTTTTGTCAGCGGTGATGCGGACGAGGCCATGCTGCCCCTGTTTGTCCGGCAAGGGTGCCTGATCGGTCTGGGTGACCCCGCGGGTGAGGAAGACGACTGCATTTCCGCCATCTGGCGCCTGCGTGATCTGGCTTTGCAGGAAGGTCTAAAGCCTGTTTTCTGGAACGTGGGCGAGCCATTTTTGCGCATTTATGACGACATAGGCCTGAGCGCATGGGCGCTGGAGGATGGCAGCGGCCGACATTTCTGCTACCCTTCAACTGATATGGCTTTTGCCGCGCAATTTGCATTCCAGTGCGCTCATGCAATGGATACAATGACGCAACACGGCACTCAGCCACCTGCTGCTGGCTAG
- a CDS encoding Tim44/TimA family putative adaptor protein — translation MDFSLGHFPVDLVLLALVAVFLVLRLRSVLGKRVGIQPPVLPVAPRPAIAPHVPEAQAEQAETVAVEYDIPSPGTRVGQVLQAVRQQDTTFAPQQFLNGAQVAFTQVVKAYADGNRDTLRAALVPSVYATFEAAIAAREAAGETQKTDIRAVRSLAIEDARITPQEAGTVVAIDVRIVSDQVSLVLNSAGQPVTGTDAVTEFSDLWTFERMPGVSGGAWRLASARSA, via the coding sequence ATGGATTTTTCTCTCGGCCATTTCCCGGTCGATCTGGTTCTGCTGGCTCTGGTGGCGGTGTTTCTTGTACTGCGGCTGCGTAGCGTGCTGGGCAAGCGGGTGGGCATCCAGCCGCCTGTGCTGCCAGTGGCACCCCGGCCAGCCATAGCCCCCCATGTGCCCGAAGCGCAGGCGGAACAGGCTGAAACGGTTGCGGTCGAGTACGATATTCCTTCACCAGGCACACGGGTGGGGCAGGTTTTGCAGGCTGTCAGGCAGCAGGACACAACCTTTGCTCCCCAGCAGTTTCTCAACGGTGCGCAGGTGGCCTTTACCCAGGTGGTCAAAGCCTATGCCGATGGCAACCGGGACACGCTCAGGGCGGCACTGGTACCCTCCGTTTACGCCACGTTCGAGGCCGCGATAGCCGCGCGTGAAGCTGCGGGTGAGACCCAGAAGACAGACATCCGGGCTGTGCGTTCCCTCGCTATCGAGGACGCCCGTATTACCCCGCAGGAGGCTGGTACGGTTGTGGCTATTGATGTGCGGATTGTGTCCGATCAGGTCAGTCTGGTGCTGAACAGCGCTGGCCAGCCGGTGACCGGGACAGATGCCGTGACCGAGTTTTCCGACCTGTGGACTTTCGAGCGCATGCCCGGTGTCAGCGGTGGTGCGTGGCGGCTTGCGTCGGCGCGTAGTGCGTGA
- a CDS encoding DNA-methyltransferase, with translation MRGDCLRVLKRMQEHSVDVVVTSPPYNIGLSYRSYPDRRAEEDYLDWMVAIGTQLRRVLKPDGSFFLNISGSSAQPWLPFELAVRLRALFVLQNHISWVKSISVGVDSFGHFKPMNSQRYLHRGHEHVFHFTCDGTVQLDRLGAGVPYKDKSNIARRGHSQDRRCRGDAWFIPYQTVRGRAEKFDHPGTFPVALPEQCILLHGREQAHVLDPFMGTGTTLLAAQNLGCTGVGIDIDADYVAVARARLRDAMAGRSE, from the coding sequence GTGCGTGGTGACTGCCTGCGTGTGCTCAAGCGCATGCAGGAGCACAGCGTTGATGTAGTGGTGACATCACCACCCTATAATATCGGCCTGTCCTACCGGAGCTACCCCGACCGCAGGGCAGAGGAAGACTATCTGGACTGGATGGTGGCCATTGGCACGCAGTTGCGGCGTGTGCTCAAGCCCGATGGGTCGTTTTTTCTCAACATTTCGGGTTCGTCCGCCCAGCCATGGCTGCCGTTTGAACTGGCCGTGCGCCTGCGTGCGCTGTTTGTGCTGCAAAACCATATTTCATGGGTCAAATCCATTTCCGTGGGTGTGGACAGCTTTGGTCATTTCAAACCCATGAATAGCCAGCGCTACCTGCACCGCGGGCATGAGCATGTGTTCCACTTTACATGCGATGGCACGGTCCAGCTCGACCGGCTGGGGGCGGGGGTGCCCTACAAGGACAAATCCAACATTGCCCGGCGCGGTCATTCGCAGGACAGGCGCTGCCGGGGGGATGCCTGGTTTATCCCCTACCAGACCGTGCGGGGGCGGGCTGAAAAGTTCGATCATCCGGGCACATTTCCCGTGGCTCTGCCTGAGCAGTGCATTCTTTTGCATGGGCGCGAGCAGGCCCATGTGCTGGACCCTTTCATGGGTACGGGCACAACGTTGCTGGCGGCCCAGAACCTGGGCTGCACCGGGGTCGGGATTGATATTGATGCCGACTACGTGGCGGTTGCGCGTGCGCGCCTGCGGGATGCCATGGCGGGGCGTAGCGAATGA